A window from Cryobacterium sp. SO1 encodes these proteins:
- the pgi gene encoding glucose-6-phosphate isomerase has product MTASAPVDPTSTDAWKQLSSIADGFSPDLRGWFATDPGRADRFTLQAGDLTVDLSKNLLTDEILAPLLQLAKETDVTGRFQAMIAGEHINVTEDRAVLHTALRRPKDGAGLVPAQGFQVGGQDVDADVHATLDKVYAFAEKVRSGQWTGVTGKPIRTVVNIGIGGSDLGPVMVYEALKPYVQAGLEVRFVSNIDPTDVYEKTAGLDPETTLFIVASKTFGTLETLTNARLAREWLWNQLLDAGAIDDTDAARSDAVAKHFVAVSTALDKVAAFGIDPENAFGFWDWVGGRFSVDSAIGTSVVIAIGPDNWREFLSGFHALDEHMRTAPLEQNVPVLMGLLNVWYTNFLKAQSHAVLPYAQYLHRFPAYLQQLTMESNGKSVRWDGTPVTTDTGEIFWGEPGTNGQHAFYQLIHQGTRLVPADFIAVANPAHPLKDAAADKPGQDVHALFMANFFAQTKALAFGKTADEVRAEGTTESVVPARAFAGNRPTTSILAPALTPSVLGQLIALYEHIVFVEGTIWGIDSFDQWGVELGKQLAVQIAPAVEGDAETLASQDSSTKSLIAKYLELRD; this is encoded by the coding sequence ATGACCGCATCTGCCCCCGTTGATCCGACGTCAACCGACGCCTGGAAGCAGCTCTCCAGCATCGCCGACGGCTTTTCGCCCGATCTTCGCGGCTGGTTTGCCACAGACCCGGGGCGAGCCGATCGATTCACCCTGCAGGCGGGCGACCTCACCGTCGACCTGTCCAAGAACCTCCTAACCGACGAGATCCTCGCCCCGCTCCTGCAGCTCGCGAAGGAGACCGACGTCACGGGCCGGTTCCAGGCCATGATCGCCGGCGAACACATCAACGTCACCGAAGACCGCGCGGTTCTGCACACCGCCCTCCGACGTCCCAAGGACGGTGCCGGCCTGGTGCCCGCACAGGGCTTCCAGGTCGGCGGCCAGGACGTTGACGCTGATGTTCACGCCACGCTCGACAAGGTGTACGCCTTCGCCGAGAAGGTGCGGTCCGGTCAGTGGACCGGCGTCACCGGCAAGCCCATTCGCACTGTCGTCAACATCGGGATCGGCGGTTCCGACCTCGGCCCCGTTATGGTCTACGAAGCGCTGAAGCCTTACGTGCAGGCCGGCCTCGAGGTGCGGTTCGTGTCGAACATCGACCCCACCGACGTCTACGAGAAGACCGCGGGTCTGGACCCCGAGACCACGCTGTTCATCGTTGCCTCGAAGACCTTCGGCACCCTCGAGACGCTCACGAACGCCCGGCTGGCCCGGGAGTGGCTGTGGAACCAGCTTCTGGATGCTGGCGCGATCGACGACACCGACGCCGCCCGCTCCGACGCCGTCGCCAAGCACTTCGTCGCCGTGTCGACCGCTCTGGACAAGGTCGCGGCGTTCGGCATCGACCCCGAAAACGCCTTCGGCTTCTGGGACTGGGTGGGTGGCCGGTTCTCCGTCGACTCCGCCATCGGCACCTCCGTGGTCATCGCCATCGGCCCCGACAACTGGCGCGAATTCCTGTCCGGATTCCACGCGCTCGACGAGCACATGCGCACCGCGCCCCTCGAGCAGAACGTGCCCGTGCTGATGGGCCTCCTGAACGTCTGGTACACCAACTTCCTCAAGGCGCAGAGCCACGCGGTACTCCCGTACGCCCAGTACCTGCACCGTTTCCCGGCCTACCTGCAGCAGCTCACGATGGAGTCGAACGGCAAGAGCGTGCGGTGGGACGGCACGCCCGTCACGACCGACACCGGCGAGATCTTCTGGGGCGAACCGGGCACCAACGGTCAGCACGCGTTCTACCAGCTCATCCACCAGGGCACCCGACTGGTTCCGGCGGACTTCATCGCGGTCGCCAACCCCGCTCATCCCCTGAAGGACGCGGCTGCCGACAAGCCCGGCCAGGACGTGCACGCGCTGTTCATGGCGAACTTCTTCGCTCAGACCAAGGCGCTCGCCTTCGGCAAGACCGCTGACGAGGTGCGTGCGGAGGGCACCACGGAGTCCGTCGTGCCGGCTCGTGCCTTCGCCGGCAACCGGCCGACCACGTCGATCCTGGCACCGGCCCTCACGCCGAGCGTGCTGGGACAGCTGATCGCGCTCTACGAGCACATCGTGTTCGTGGAAGGCACCATCTGGGGCATCGATTCGTTCGACCAGTGGGGAGTCGAGCTCGGCAAGCAGCTGGCCGTGCAGATTGCCCCCGCAGTCGAGGGCGACGCCGAGACTCTGGCGTCCCAGGACTCGTCGACTAAGTCGCTGATCGCCAAGTACCTCGAGCTGCGCGACTGA
- a CDS encoding MarR family transcriptional regulator, with product MGEQDVGVLATSIADFNSVFIRLPLQGQLSFSSLSVLHTLSRRGPSRLSDLVESEQIKQPALTAATAKLEREGLVARSPDPVDRRAVLISLTPEGAAIVAERRAGRVERLEQLVARLQPTERAQLLSIAPVLDEVVRLSQLTPTTND from the coding sequence GTGGGTGAACAAGACGTCGGTGTGCTGGCGACCTCGATCGCGGACTTCAACTCTGTGTTCATTCGGCTGCCTTTGCAGGGGCAGCTGAGCTTCTCGTCCCTGTCGGTGCTGCACACGCTCTCGCGCCGTGGGCCGAGCCGGTTGAGCGATCTGGTCGAGAGCGAGCAGATCAAGCAACCCGCACTGACCGCCGCGACGGCGAAACTCGAGCGGGAGGGTCTCGTCGCCCGGTCGCCGGACCCTGTGGATCGCCGGGCCGTTCTGATTTCTCTCACTCCCGAGGGCGCCGCGATCGTTGCCGAACGACGCGCGGGACGTGTCGAACGGCTCGAACAGCTTGTCGCGCGCCTGCAACCCACAGAGCGGGCGCAGTTGCTGTCGATCGCCCCGGTACTGGACGAGGTTGTGCGGCTCTCCCAGCTCACCCCCACCACGAACGATTGA
- a CDS encoding putative protein N(5)-glutamine methyltransferase, protein MSTSQSTTSESAVVSRLRAAGCVFAEDEARLLLSAAATPVELARMLDKRVAGFPLEHILGWVEFCGLRIAVDTDVFVPRRRTEFLVHEARALTAPGSVVLDLCCGAGALGVALSAAVGEIELHAADIEPAAVACARRNLAAQGGRVYGGDLFEPLPHVLRGSVDILLCNTPYVPTEMIELMPPEARLHEPLVTLDGGADGLDVQRRVAADAAQWLAPGGHLFIETSEDQAARTAELLERSGLVPRIATSDELYATVVIGTRPRF, encoded by the coding sequence ATGTCAACTTCTCAATCAACTACCTCTGAGTCAGCTGTCGTTTCCAGGCTTCGAGCCGCAGGCTGCGTATTCGCTGAAGACGAAGCCAGACTTCTCCTCTCTGCCGCCGCTACTCCTGTCGAACTGGCAAGAATGCTCGACAAACGAGTGGCCGGGTTTCCACTCGAACACATCCTTGGTTGGGTGGAGTTCTGCGGCCTTCGGATAGCTGTGGATACTGACGTCTTCGTGCCCCGACGTCGCACCGAATTTCTCGTCCATGAGGCCAGAGCGCTCACTGCGCCGGGGTCCGTCGTGCTCGACCTTTGCTGCGGCGCTGGCGCGCTGGGTGTCGCGCTGAGCGCAGCGGTAGGCGAGATTGAGTTGCATGCTGCGGATATCGAGCCGGCCGCTGTCGCGTGTGCCCGCCGGAACCTAGCCGCCCAAGGCGGGCGGGTGTATGGAGGGGACCTCTTTGAGCCACTGCCCCATGTGTTGCGGGGAAGTGTCGACATCTTGCTCTGCAATACGCCCTACGTGCCCACCGAGATGATCGAGCTGATGCCTCCGGAGGCACGGCTGCATGAGCCTCTTGTGACGCTCGATGGCGGCGCGGACGGACTTGACGTTCAGCGGCGCGTGGCGGCGGACGCGGCGCAGTGGCTCGCGCCGGGCGGCCACCTCTTCATCGAGACAAGCGAAGATCAAGCAGCTCGTACCGCCGAACTGCTCGAACGCAGCGGGCTGGTGCCGCGGATAGCTACTTCCGACGAGCTATATGCCACAGTCGTGATCGGGACGAGGCCACGCTTTTAG
- a CDS encoding MIP/aquaporin family protein — protein sequence MTPNTTVGQVAPESVLDRIQNFSDPKQEWRRLFSELYGTFLLVIVAAGGGMMSEAFPGVISRQAAVVAPGLMVLGVILFMGKVSGAHLNPAVSIAFALRGDFPWRRLPGYILVQLIGATLASLLLTAVIGVSSSFGSNYPASNYSAGAAFWMEALLTLGLVSVILGTASGAQNVGLFGAFGVGAYIALAGLWGSPISGTSMNPARTFGPDLASGNFTDFWVYVAGPIVGAIVAVGVAFVLRGKGGGASGSGAAQGALFTEVSKTD from the coding sequence ATGACGCCAAATACCACAGTTGGGCAGGTAGCGCCCGAGAGTGTCCTGGACCGGATTCAGAACTTCTCCGACCCCAAACAGGAGTGGCGTCGGCTGTTCTCTGAGCTGTACGGCACCTTCCTGCTCGTGATCGTCGCCGCCGGTGGCGGCATGATGAGTGAGGCGTTCCCCGGGGTGATCAGCCGGCAGGCCGCTGTCGTGGCGCCTGGGCTGATGGTGCTCGGCGTCATTCTGTTCATGGGCAAGGTCTCGGGCGCCCACCTGAACCCGGCCGTCAGCATCGCGTTCGCGTTGCGCGGCGACTTCCCGTGGCGCCGCCTTCCGGGCTACATACTCGTCCAGCTCATCGGCGCGACGCTCGCCAGCCTGCTCCTGACCGCCGTCATCGGGGTGTCGTCGAGCTTCGGCTCGAACTACCCGGCCTCGAACTACTCGGCCGGAGCGGCGTTCTGGATGGAGGCCCTTCTGACGCTCGGCCTCGTCAGCGTCATCCTTGGCACCGCCTCCGGCGCGCAGAACGTCGGCCTCTTCGGCGCGTTCGGGGTCGGCGCCTACATCGCCCTCGCCGGGCTGTGGGGCAGCCCCATCTCGGGAACGTCGATGAACCCAGCCCGCACGTTCGGCCCTGACCTCGCCAGTGGCAACTTCACCGACTTCTGGGTCTACGTAGCCGGCCCGATCGTCGGCGCTATCGTCGCGGTCGGTGTGGCCTTCGTGCTGCGGGGCAAGGGCGGCGGGGCCTCCGGTTCCGGCGCTGCCCAGGGCGCCCTGTTCACCGAAGTCAGCAAGACCGACTAG
- a CDS encoding TetR/AcrR family transcriptional regulator, producing the protein MQIESTRARSMNETRNRILDVALDVLGQNPDAGMGDIATAAGVVRRTVYGHFPTRADLVRTLTQRAVSEMTAMLTEVNASDAATDAAWADFVTRLWPLAHRYRVLVALRRGEYGAEIHALLGPLDETLAELVQRGQDSQVFGRHQPADILSQIAYTAVFSIAANDRSSGTLGARAATITSLLVLGVPEARATTLADRRP; encoded by the coding sequence ATGCAGATTGAGTCCACCCGTGCGCGCTCCATGAACGAAACACGCAACCGCATCCTTGACGTCGCGCTCGACGTCTTGGGACAGAATCCAGACGCCGGAATGGGCGACATCGCCACCGCTGCCGGCGTCGTCCGCCGCACCGTGTACGGTCACTTTCCCACTCGCGCGGATCTCGTACGGACCCTCACGCAACGGGCAGTGAGCGAGATGACCGCCATGCTCACCGAGGTCAACGCCTCCGACGCCGCAACCGACGCAGCGTGGGCCGATTTTGTGACCCGCCTCTGGCCACTCGCGCATCGATACCGCGTTTTGGTGGCGCTTCGACGCGGAGAGTACGGCGCGGAGATCCACGCACTCCTCGGCCCATTGGACGAGACCCTTGCCGAGCTTGTGCAACGAGGCCAGGACAGCCAGGTATTCGGACGGCACCAGCCCGCGGACATCCTCAGCCAGATCGCCTACACCGCCGTGTTCTCCATCGCGGCCAACGATCGCTCGAGCGGGACACTCGGCGCCCGCGCGGCAACCATTACGAGTCTGCTCGTGCTTGGAGTGCCCGAAGCGCGCGCCACAACACTCGCTGATCGCCGACCGTGA
- a CDS encoding IS256 family transposase, whose protein sequence is MALDQSALLDLLGELKLTDVTDRIRSATEKLYQELIDAEATAFIGAAPFERSGDRTTHRNGTRSRTLTTTAGDLDLKIPKLRAGSFFPALLERRRRVDQALFAVVMEAYVHGVSTRKVDDLVKALGADTGISKSEVSRICAGLDAEVAEFRDRTLAAQDFPYVFLDATYCKARVGHRIVSQAIVVAVGVAADGRREVLGFDVGDSENEGFWTSFLRSLKTRGLDGVKLVMSDAHTGLKKAISTVFQGAGWQRCRVHFMRNVLAVIPKGSQDMVASIIRTIFAQPDREHIEKQFREVTTMLARSHPKVAAMLVDAQPDLLAFAAFPRRHWRQIWSTNPLERVNKEIKRRTDVVGVFPNAAALLRLAGSVLIEQHDEWEAGERRYFSEASMLELATMNNPIEVIDEAVILPELAAA, encoded by the coding sequence ATGGCTCTAGACCAGTCTGCCCTGCTCGACCTGCTGGGAGAACTCAAACTCACCGATGTCACCGATCGCATCCGATCCGCGACCGAAAAGCTCTACCAGGAACTGATCGATGCGGAAGCGACCGCGTTCATCGGCGCCGCCCCGTTCGAGCGCTCCGGCGACCGCACCACCCACCGCAACGGCACCCGATCCAGGACGTTGACGACCACCGCCGGCGACCTCGACCTGAAGATCCCGAAGCTCCGTGCCGGGTCGTTCTTCCCTGCCCTGCTCGAGCGGCGCCGACGGGTCGACCAGGCGTTGTTCGCGGTCGTGATGGAGGCCTACGTCCACGGCGTCTCAACCCGCAAAGTCGACGACCTGGTCAAGGCCCTCGGCGCGGACACCGGGATCTCCAAGTCCGAGGTGTCTCGGATTTGCGCGGGCCTGGACGCGGAGGTGGCCGAGTTCCGCGACCGCACCTTGGCCGCCCAGGACTTCCCCTACGTGTTCCTCGATGCCACCTACTGCAAAGCCCGGGTCGGCCACCGGATCGTGTCCCAAGCCATCGTCGTCGCGGTCGGGGTCGCCGCCGACGGCCGCCGGGAAGTACTGGGCTTCGACGTGGGTGACAGCGAGAATGAGGGCTTCTGGACGTCGTTTCTACGGTCGCTCAAGACCCGCGGTCTCGACGGGGTCAAGCTGGTCATGTCTGACGCCCACACCGGGCTCAAGAAGGCCATCAGCACCGTGTTCCAAGGCGCCGGGTGGCAGAGATGCCGAGTCCATTTCATGCGCAACGTCCTCGCCGTGATCCCGAAAGGATCCCAGGACATGGTGGCCTCGATCATCCGCACCATCTTCGCCCAACCCGACCGTGAGCACATCGAGAAGCAGTTCCGCGAGGTCACCACCATGCTCGCCCGGTCACACCCGAAGGTCGCCGCGATGCTCGTCGACGCGCAACCCGACCTGCTCGCCTTCGCCGCGTTCCCGCGGCGGCACTGGCGCCAGATCTGGTCCACTAATCCGTTGGAACGGGTGAACAAGGAGATCAAACGCCGCACCGACGTCGTCGGCGTGTTCCCCAACGCCGCCGCGCTGCTGCGCTTGGCGGGGTCGGTGTTGATCGAGCAGCACGACGAGTGGGAAGCCGGCGAAAGACGCTACTTCTCCGAGGCCTCGATGCTCGAGCTGGCCACCATGAACAATCCCATCGAGGTCATCGACGAGGCGGTGATCCTCCCAGAACTCGCCGCCGCCTAG
- a CDS encoding epoxide hydrolase family protein yields MSAAIARLAQDPIAVTDDVLDDLRSRIRSTRWLTDDGNEDGHYGVPRTTLQELAEYWADGYDWRAAERAMNAYEHYRVDVSGVPIHFMRKAGVGPAPTPLILSHGWPWTFWHWSKVIDRLADPGAFGGDPADAFEVIVPSLPGFGYSTPTAPDMNFWKIADVWHNLMTEVLGHQKYAAGGCDVGALITGQLGHKYADELYGIHIGSALKLDFFNGDRAWDLSGGRPIPEDMPAPLRARQVAIERRNAVHLAAQVLAPSTLAYGLSDSPVGMLAWILERWDKWSDDDGDVLTVFDRDDILTHATIYWTGQSIGSSMRTYANNNRYPWTPSHDRVPVIEAPTGITFVDYENPPGITTSEERIDSFLASDRAAWYNHTSITGHPKGGHFTPWEIPEDWANDLVKTFRALRTDRPS; encoded by the coding sequence ATGAGCGCAGCAATTGCCCGCCTCGCACAAGATCCGATCGCCGTCACAGACGATGTCCTGGACGATCTGCGGTCACGCATCCGATCCACCAGGTGGCTGACCGATGACGGCAACGAGGACGGGCATTACGGCGTGCCCCGAACGACACTGCAGGAGCTTGCCGAGTACTGGGCCGACGGGTACGACTGGCGCGCAGCAGAACGAGCCATGAACGCCTACGAGCACTACCGCGTCGACGTCTCCGGGGTTCCCATCCACTTCATGCGCAAAGCCGGGGTGGGTCCAGCGCCCACACCCCTAATCCTGAGCCACGGGTGGCCGTGGACGTTCTGGCACTGGTCGAAAGTCATCGACCGACTCGCAGACCCCGGCGCGTTCGGCGGCGACCCGGCCGACGCGTTCGAGGTCATCGTGCCCTCCCTGCCAGGGTTCGGATACTCCACGCCAACCGCTCCTGACATGAACTTCTGGAAGATCGCGGACGTCTGGCACAACCTCATGACTGAAGTGCTCGGTCACCAGAAGTACGCCGCCGGCGGCTGCGACGTCGGCGCACTCATCACCGGCCAGCTCGGCCACAAGTACGCCGACGAGCTCTACGGAATCCACATCGGTTCCGCCCTCAAACTCGACTTCTTCAACGGCGACCGCGCGTGGGATCTCTCGGGTGGACGGCCCATTCCCGAGGACATGCCCGCTCCGCTTCGAGCGCGTCAAGTTGCGATCGAGCGACGAAACGCCGTTCACCTCGCCGCCCAAGTCCTCGCCCCCAGCACCCTCGCCTACGGGCTCTCAGACTCTCCTGTCGGGATGCTCGCCTGGATACTCGAACGGTGGGACAAGTGGTCGGATGACGACGGCGACGTCCTCACCGTCTTCGATCGAGATGACATCCTCACTCACGCCACCATCTACTGGACCGGGCAGAGCATCGGCAGCTCGATGCGCACCTACGCGAACAACAACCGCTACCCGTGGACTCCCTCGCACGACCGCGTCCCCGTCATCGAAGCACCCACCGGTATCACCTTCGTCGACTACGAAAACCCGCCCGGAATCACGACCTCCGAAGAACGCATCGACTCATTCCTCGCCAGCGATCGAGCCGCCTGGTACAACCACACCAGCATCACCGGCCACCCCAAGGGAGGACACTTCACACCTTGGGAGATCCCCGAAGACTGGGCCAACGATCTAGTGAAGACGTTCCGAGCGCTACGGACCGACCGGCCCTCCTGA
- a CDS encoding epoxide hydrolase family protein, translating into MTASSTLVRSFAVAIPDSEVEDLKLRLARSRWPNQETVADWSQGVRLNNMKALINYWEQGYDWRRFESELNAFPQFLTEIDGLDIHFIHVKSKNPNAMPLILTHGWPGSIVEFLKLIGPLSDPVAFGGNIEDSFDVVIPSLPGFGFSGKPTETGWNVTRIATAWVELMKRLGYEKWSAQGGDWGAVVTSALGAMRPVGLLGIHLNSPYAFPAVIPEKLSPEEQYAVDTLALYTGDMGGANHLQGTKPETIGIALADSPAGQAAWIYDKFQSKTDNNGLAEDALTTDEILDAISLYWFTNSAASSARIYWENKGGSMAGPKLSLPVAVTVFPADIPRLPRTWIEDTCSDLIHYGEADAGGHFAAFEQPEIMVNEIRIGLRSLRS; encoded by the coding sequence ATGACCGCATCGTCAACACTCGTCCGCTCCTTCGCCGTCGCGATCCCGGACTCGGAGGTCGAGGATCTGAAGCTGCGGCTGGCGAGAAGTCGCTGGCCCAATCAGGAAACTGTCGCTGACTGGTCGCAGGGAGTCCGTCTGAACAACATGAAAGCGCTCATCAACTACTGGGAGCAAGGGTACGACTGGCGCCGATTCGAATCGGAGCTCAACGCTTTTCCGCAGTTCCTCACAGAGATCGACGGATTGGACATCCACTTCATTCACGTCAAGTCTAAGAATCCGAATGCTATGCCGCTCATCCTGACGCACGGGTGGCCAGGCTCGATCGTCGAGTTCCTGAAACTGATTGGCCCGCTCTCCGACCCGGTCGCATTCGGCGGAAACATCGAAGACTCCTTTGACGTCGTCATCCCGTCGCTGCCCGGATTCGGATTCTCCGGGAAGCCGACTGAAACAGGGTGGAATGTCACGCGCATCGCAACCGCGTGGGTAGAACTTATGAAGCGTCTCGGTTATGAGAAGTGGTCCGCCCAGGGCGGCGACTGGGGTGCAGTTGTCACCTCCGCCCTCGGGGCCATGCGGCCCGTAGGTCTGCTCGGGATTCACTTGAACAGCCCGTATGCGTTTCCGGCCGTAATCCCCGAGAAATTATCGCCGGAAGAGCAATACGCCGTGGACACCCTCGCCCTGTACACGGGCGATATGGGTGGTGCAAATCACCTACAGGGCACGAAGCCGGAGACCATCGGAATCGCTCTCGCGGACTCGCCGGCGGGTCAGGCGGCCTGGATATACGACAAGTTCCAATCCAAGACCGACAACAACGGCCTCGCCGAGGATGCCCTCACCACTGATGAGATCCTGGACGCGATTTCGCTCTACTGGTTTACCAACAGTGCCGCGTCATCTGCACGCATTTACTGGGAGAACAAGGGTGGCAGCATGGCCGGCCCCAAACTGTCGCTGCCGGTCGCAGTTACAGTTTTCCCGGCGGACATCCCACGCCTGCCCCGAACCTGGATCGAAGATACCTGCAGCGACCTGATCCACTACGGCGAAGCCGATGCGGGCGGGCACTTCGCAGCCTTCGAACAGCCCGAGATCATGGTCAACGAAATACGCATCGGACTTAGAAGCCTCCGCTCGTAG